One uncultured Hyphomonas sp. genomic region harbors:
- a CDS encoding 4'-phosphopantetheinyl transferase superfamily protein, with product MLQDFRPFPKCGPAEPGAEGAWFWHSASGRLNEAVLSGDDKVRISRLVSDEKRDQLGRNISQRRELLSNLLAEPAADIAIAHDPEGRPFLLDFPDVSVSFSDSGTANALALVRSGKVGVDVETVRPIGWQAMLPMLSSEGEARDIRSAVEGASGLAGFFRCWAIKEAILKAAGTGLKGGAPRIHLPREVISGQQDQFSLEHDDLTLRVEIFQAGGLVLSRAMSV from the coding sequence ATGTTGCAGGACTTCAGACCTTTCCCGAAGTGCGGCCCGGCTGAGCCGGGGGCGGAGGGGGCGTGGTTCTGGCATTCTGCGTCGGGCCGGCTGAACGAGGCCGTGCTCTCCGGCGACGACAAAGTGCGCATTTCGCGTCTGGTATCGGATGAAAAGCGCGACCAGCTTGGCCGTAATATTTCCCAGCGGCGGGAACTCCTGTCCAATTTGCTGGCGGAACCTGCCGCGGACATTGCAATTGCCCATGACCCGGAGGGACGTCCTTTCCTTCTGGATTTTCCTGACGTCTCGGTCAGCTTTTCAGACAGCGGGACAGCCAATGCGCTGGCCCTGGTGCGGTCGGGAAAGGTGGGTGTGGATGTCGAAACGGTCCGGCCCATTGGCTGGCAGGCGATGCTTCCCATGCTTTCATCCGAAGGCGAGGCCAGGGACATCCGCAGCGCCGTCGAAGGGGCGAGCGGCCTTGCCGGTTTCTTCAGGTGTTGGGCCATCAAGGAGGCGATCCTGAAGGCTGCCGGAACAGGGCTGAAAGGGGGCGCTCCAAGGATTCACCTGCCTCGGGAGGTGATCTCAGGTCAGCAGGATCAGTTTAGCCTTGAGCACGATGACCTGACTCTGCGGGTTGAGATTTTTCAGGCCGGAGGGCTCGTCCTCAGCCGCGCCATGTCAGTCTAG
- a CDS encoding thiazole synthase: protein MNDPLIIAGKSYASRLIVGTGKYSSYQQNADAARAAGAEIVTVALRRVNLSNPDEERLTDFVKPDEFTYLPNTAGCFTADEAVRTLRLAREAGGWNLVKLEVLADQKTLYPNMPETLKAAEALIADGFEVMVYCSDDPVYAKMLEDAGCCAIMPLGSLIGSGLGIMNPVNIRLIVEQSRVPVIVDAGVGTASDAAIAMELGCDGVLMNTAIAAAKDPVLMASAMKHAVIAGREAYLAGRMPKKMYADPSSPLAGLI from the coding sequence GTGAACGACCCCCTGATTATTGCCGGTAAGTCCTATGCCTCGCGCCTGATCGTGGGGACCGGGAAGTATTCGTCCTATCAACAGAATGCAGATGCCGCCCGGGCGGCCGGGGCAGAGATTGTCACCGTCGCGCTCCGGCGGGTGAACCTGTCCAATCCGGACGAGGAGCGGCTGACGGACTTTGTAAAGCCAGATGAGTTTACCTACCTGCCGAACACGGCGGGGTGCTTCACAGCGGATGAGGCGGTGCGCACCTTGCGGCTCGCCCGGGAAGCGGGTGGCTGGAACCTGGTCAAACTCGAAGTGCTGGCGGACCAGAAGACGCTCTACCCGAACATGCCGGAGACGCTCAAAGCTGCTGAGGCGCTCATCGCTGATGGCTTTGAAGTCATGGTCTACTGCTCTGATGATCCGGTATACGCAAAGATGCTGGAAGACGCCGGCTGCTGCGCAATCATGCCGCTCGGCTCCCTGATCGGATCGGGCCTTGGCATTATGAATCCGGTCAACATCCGCCTCATCGTCGAGCAGAGCCGTGTGCCGGTAATTGTCGATGCAGGGGTTGGCACCGCGTCAGATGCCGCGATCGCAATGGAACTCGGCTGCGACGGCGTTCTGATGAATACAGCCATCGCGGCGGCAAAAGATCCGGTCCTCATGGCGTCTGCGATGAAGCACGCCGTCATCGCAGGCCGCGAAGCATACCTCGCAGGCCGCATGCCCAAGAAGATGTATGCTGACCCGAGTTCTCCGCTGGCGGGCCTGATCTGA
- the accB gene encoding acetyl-CoA carboxylase biotin carboxyl carrier protein codes for MSTGKNKLDTGLVRELAAILREADLGEIEVEHEGLRVRVSKPTPPVVQAAVAAPAPVAAAPAPATAAAPAAAAEAAPATPDNAIKSPMVGTAYLSPEPGAKAFVSVGDKVKKGDTLMLVEAMKTFNPVEADRAGTVKAIYVTDSQPVEFGEPLILIE; via the coding sequence ATGAGCACTGGCAAGAACAAGCTGGATACCGGACTCGTCCGGGAACTCGCCGCCATCCTTCGCGAGGCGGACCTGGGAGAAATTGAAGTTGAACACGAGGGCCTTCGGGTGCGTGTCAGCAAGCCGACCCCGCCGGTCGTACAAGCTGCTGTGGCCGCGCCGGCCCCTGTTGCAGCCGCACCTGCTCCGGCAACCGCTGCTGCGCCAGCTGCCGCTGCAGAAGCTGCGCCCGCAACGCCTGACAATGCAATCAAGTCGCCGATGGTCGGCACGGCCTATCTCTCGCCGGAGCCCGGCGCCAAGGCGTTCGTGTCGGTTGGCGACAAGGTGAAAAAGGGCGACACGCTGATGCTTGTCGAAGCCATGAAGACCTTCAATCCGGTCGAAGCGGACCGCGCTGGCACGGTAAAGGCCATCTATGTCACCGATTCCCAGCCAGTCGAATTTGGCGAGCCGCTCATTCTGATCGAATAG
- a CDS encoding beta-ketoacyl synthase N-terminal-like domain-containing protein yields the protein MKAFEPVAIVGQGCVLPGANTPGELTRLVMEKRTVYGTVPPEELGLYRSVAQGRTFVSGRIKEFEQVFDPDRLKLKSLTPDELDPVCSWPLHAALDAWEDAGRPKVRPSAMGIFVANLSYPSASHVKYASQLWQDQETPPAHSVLNSALPSRLIAESLRSTGPCFSLDAACASSLYAIDIACRKLNARQIDCAVIAGVNAADNLILHIGFEALNALSPTGRSRPFVKGADGLIPSEGAAALVLKRLTDVEPGEKVYGVIRGSGLSNDGRRKGLLAPATEGQVDAMRRGLECSGIDPHTIQYVECHATGTAVGDSVEVSSVRSVYKDVEHLSLGSLKANTGHLITVAGLASVLKLTGAMAEERIPPTPLDGQLLDPFQDSGLDVPTRPSNWETSGAPRRAAISNFGFGGNNAHLILEEYRPSTRKGRSRAIKTPPAPDIVICAASLMAGSDCTIDSVLRRLMNHPVKRPEKLEEIGANAVDARSPPKDLAQAEPQQLAILSTVSEALSRVGSFEAEETGVFAGMACAADSARWALRERATANPAQSADDIAPKLDAAAVLGAMANMTANRITFAQDIRGMGFSVSAGPASGLAALDLAIDALISGRLSTAIVAAADFATEPVRARALADIRGLEHPGDASAALVLKRRDDAEAAGDPILATVKPVDWKNRKARSAPGLFRTVYGQAPDAEPLVEVALECLLNAHSHRQTDAGAIPAPSFRRKKRLVSVAAGLANSGSSISFELEPPQVMPDPLRPTPIMFHAAAGSRRKLAEALNAGREGGRGSCRIALIATSEDELDKLRASAAQPLARDQLPCGEGIHFGEGKPDGELAFMFTGSAAVYPRMARRLLMAFPEVRKALSKLSRAEEIAALLSRSNLTEFEQLCAGTLVSQAHAILWLDLLKVKPDAAIGLSLGESNALFSFGYWKDPGALLDEISEAAMYERHIGGAFETAKQAWGPNVPSDWTNWRLQAPVEQVKQALERHPGVEITIIYTDDDCMIGGPADACKQLCDEFGKQAGVKMNQHLIVHAKAMRPFADTWRRLHTREVHRGSGVRLYANAIHAAYEPETTVVADMLTRQAVDTVDFPKTVRQAWKDGVRTFLELGPRDTLTTSLSKTLKDKPFKAIATDRIEASDLGQVAHAAAFLYADGRDIDLEPLLQTLAAARKNETVPHRKWNVTRPVPYPMPKIAEAPPEPVRNVLPHAPTLRMPDYAMTIADQVMITAGPENAPKTGKCVEPPRKVTSGTAPLRLRTPTGPTRDRGAIEASTRGKMSEFFGPDFSDQDSFERQVRLPAPPLLLVDRITGIDAAPQEDAAGIIWTETDLSNHTDFVHDGRVRPGPLIECGQADLTLIGWMGADLQNRDERVYRLLGCEITFHEGGLPLDADTLKFQIEITGHAELAGVRMFFFQYDCRTKDRLAFSVRNGQAGFFTDDELNNSKGVIWDAAKDAPPTATPTDFTPQRVTQKRKFPAADVNAFRKGDAFACFGAGFELCAAHSNPPHIPDGKLALFDEVIAFDPQGGPWKRGYLRARAATPADSWFYDGHFHKDPCMPGTLMAEAAVQTLEFYAAAVGLTVERDGYVFEPIPEHTAKFVCRGQVIPDKDHDVTYEVFIDEIIDGETPEIYASLLARCDGHKVFHCPRFGIRLRRNWPAARIDANPLLIGPERESRGDHAALLDCANGAPSAAFGEMYRPYDDQGNVPRLPQPPYHFISRVTSVSTRPAEETLGATMTAEYDIPADAWYFDDNLNGTMPFAVLCEIALQPCGWLASHSGFALVGTLRFRNLEGDGFLHMEVGRNDDMLKVRSTLTNIAKVGPMTLVSFNVEVITGDGRQVLDLKTQFGFFPPASLVRQAGLPAKPHFTSAFDLRPAPVQIDMQEPLASGRMKMIDEIDFCDPNGGEAGLGLIRAQQHVDPYAWYFKAHFYQDPVQPGSLGLDALVQALTQLVWKKGLQEGMTHPHLTTLAPNAPMKWSYRGQVTPERKTVTSVMEILSIEDREDDILITARGSLWRDGLRVYEVGPMSVSLKDLG from the coding sequence ATGAAGGCATTCGAACCTGTCGCGATCGTTGGACAGGGGTGTGTTCTGCCTGGGGCCAATACACCAGGTGAACTGACCCGGCTGGTTATGGAAAAAAGGACCGTCTACGGCACGGTTCCGCCTGAGGAGTTAGGGCTATACCGAAGCGTAGCCCAGGGACGCACTTTTGTATCCGGACGCATCAAAGAGTTCGAACAGGTCTTCGACCCTGACCGGCTCAAGCTCAAATCGCTGACCCCAGATGAACTGGATCCTGTTTGCAGCTGGCCGTTACACGCTGCGCTCGACGCCTGGGAAGACGCTGGCCGTCCTAAAGTTCGCCCTTCAGCAATGGGTATATTCGTCGCGAACCTGTCTTACCCATCGGCAAGCCATGTGAAGTATGCCTCTCAGCTATGGCAAGATCAGGAAACTCCGCCGGCGCATTCCGTTTTGAATTCCGCGCTGCCTAGCCGCCTGATCGCGGAATCGCTTCGCTCTACCGGCCCCTGCTTTTCACTGGACGCGGCCTGCGCATCGTCACTGTACGCCATCGACATTGCATGCAGAAAGCTGAACGCGCGGCAGATCGACTGCGCCGTAATTGCAGGCGTGAACGCGGCAGACAACCTGATCCTCCATATTGGCTTTGAGGCGCTGAACGCCCTCAGCCCCACAGGCCGCTCCCGTCCTTTCGTCAAAGGCGCCGATGGACTCATTCCGTCTGAAGGGGCAGCAGCGCTTGTGTTGAAGCGCCTGACGGATGTTGAGCCGGGAGAAAAAGTCTACGGCGTAATTCGCGGCAGCGGTCTGTCCAATGACGGGCGCCGCAAAGGACTGCTTGCACCTGCTACCGAAGGTCAGGTCGACGCAATGCGACGGGGGCTAGAATGCAGCGGGATAGATCCGCACACGATCCAGTATGTTGAATGCCACGCGACAGGCACCGCCGTCGGCGATAGCGTGGAGGTCTCGTCTGTCAGATCCGTCTACAAAGACGTCGAACATCTGTCTTTGGGGTCTCTGAAGGCAAATACTGGTCATCTTATCACGGTTGCCGGCCTTGCCAGCGTGCTGAAACTTACAGGCGCCATGGCAGAAGAGCGTATACCGCCAACGCCCCTGGACGGTCAGTTGCTTGACCCGTTCCAGGACAGTGGACTGGACGTTCCGACGCGTCCCTCAAACTGGGAAACCTCCGGAGCGCCGCGACGAGCTGCCATCAGCAATTTCGGATTTGGTGGAAACAATGCCCACCTGATTCTGGAGGAGTATCGTCCTTCGACACGAAAGGGCCGTAGCCGGGCGATCAAGACACCTCCTGCTCCGGATATCGTTATCTGCGCCGCATCGCTGATGGCGGGCAGTGATTGCACAATTGATAGCGTTCTCCGGCGCCTTATGAACCACCCTGTCAAACGGCCAGAAAAGCTTGAGGAGATCGGCGCCAATGCGGTGGATGCCCGTTCGCCGCCCAAGGACCTGGCGCAGGCAGAACCTCAGCAACTCGCCATTCTCTCCACGGTCAGTGAAGCCCTGAGCCGCGTCGGCTCCTTCGAGGCTGAAGAGACAGGCGTGTTTGCCGGCATGGCTTGTGCTGCAGACTCCGCGAGATGGGCGCTGAGGGAACGTGCCACAGCCAATCCGGCGCAATCTGCAGACGATATCGCACCCAAGCTCGATGCCGCCGCAGTCCTTGGTGCGATGGCCAATATGACGGCGAACAGAATTACGTTCGCACAAGACATCCGCGGGATGGGCTTCTCGGTGTCTGCCGGTCCTGCAAGCGGGTTGGCAGCGCTTGATCTCGCAATCGACGCGCTGATCTCCGGACGCCTGTCCACCGCTATCGTTGCCGCTGCAGATTTTGCCACTGAGCCCGTCCGTGCCCGAGCGCTTGCGGATATTCGCGGCCTTGAGCATCCCGGAGACGCCTCCGCCGCCCTGGTTCTGAAACGGCGCGACGATGCTGAAGCGGCGGGAGACCCCATCCTTGCCACCGTAAAACCGGTGGATTGGAAGAACAGGAAGGCCCGATCGGCTCCAGGCCTGTTCCGTACGGTCTACGGTCAGGCGCCTGATGCAGAACCTCTTGTAGAGGTCGCGCTGGAGTGTCTGCTGAATGCCCACAGCCATAGGCAAACAGACGCTGGCGCCATACCGGCGCCCTCTTTCAGGCGAAAAAAGCGCCTTGTTTCGGTTGCGGCCGGACTGGCAAATTCAGGTTCGTCGATTTCCTTTGAGCTTGAGCCGCCTCAGGTCATGCCGGATCCCCTCCGGCCGACACCGATTATGTTCCATGCCGCTGCCGGCAGCCGGAGGAAACTTGCAGAAGCGCTGAATGCCGGCCGAGAAGGAGGCCGGGGCAGCTGCCGGATCGCACTCATTGCAACGAGTGAGGATGAACTGGACAAGCTACGCGCTTCAGCCGCCCAGCCCTTAGCGAGAGACCAGCTTCCCTGCGGTGAAGGCATCCATTTCGGAGAAGGCAAGCCAGACGGTGAGCTGGCATTCATGTTTACCGGGTCCGCCGCCGTCTATCCGCGCATGGCAAGACGGCTGTTGATGGCATTTCCTGAGGTTCGGAAAGCGCTCTCCAAATTGTCCCGGGCTGAGGAGATTGCCGCCCTGCTGTCTCGCTCGAACCTGACTGAATTCGAACAGTTGTGCGCTGGCACGCTGGTCAGTCAGGCGCACGCCATCCTGTGGCTTGATCTGCTCAAAGTGAAACCTGATGCCGCTATCGGCCTGTCATTGGGCGAATCCAACGCACTGTTTTCGTTTGGATACTGGAAAGACCCGGGGGCCCTCCTGGATGAAATATCCGAAGCTGCAATGTATGAGCGGCATATCGGCGGCGCGTTCGAGACAGCCAAACAAGCCTGGGGGCCAAATGTCCCGTCAGACTGGACCAATTGGCGGCTGCAGGCGCCCGTCGAGCAGGTTAAACAAGCGCTCGAACGGCACCCGGGCGTCGAGATCACCATCATCTACACAGATGACGACTGCATGATCGGTGGCCCCGCAGACGCCTGCAAGCAGCTCTGCGATGAATTTGGCAAACAGGCTGGCGTGAAGATGAACCAGCACCTGATCGTGCATGCGAAGGCCATGAGGCCATTTGCGGATACGTGGCGGCGTCTGCATACGCGGGAGGTGCACCGGGGCTCTGGGGTGCGGCTCTATGCCAATGCCATTCATGCGGCTTACGAGCCGGAGACAACGGTCGTCGCGGACATGCTCACGCGGCAGGCGGTGGATACGGTTGATTTCCCCAAAACGGTCCGCCAGGCGTGGAAGGACGGCGTGCGCACCTTCCTGGAGCTCGGTCCACGGGACACATTGACGACCAGCCTTTCCAAGACACTGAAAGATAAGCCTTTTAAGGCTATTGCCACGGACAGGATCGAGGCGTCCGACCTGGGCCAGGTCGCCCATGCGGCAGCCTTCCTCTACGCCGATGGCCGAGACATAGACCTCGAGCCCCTGCTCCAAACCCTTGCTGCTGCAAGAAAAAACGAGACCGTTCCGCACCGTAAATGGAACGTCACCAGACCGGTACCTTACCCCATGCCCAAGATCGCCGAAGCCCCGCCAGAACCTGTCCGGAACGTCCTTCCGCATGCGCCCACGCTGCGCATGCCGGACTATGCCATGACTATAGCGGACCAGGTCATGATCACGGCCGGACCAGAAAATGCTCCCAAGACGGGCAAATGTGTCGAACCGCCCCGCAAAGTGACCAGCGGAACGGCACCGCTCCGACTGCGTACGCCGACCGGCCCGACACGTGACCGGGGCGCGATTGAGGCATCGACCCGCGGCAAGATGTCGGAATTCTTCGGACCTGATTTTTCCGATCAGGACAGTTTCGAACGGCAGGTCCGGCTGCCGGCTCCGCCTCTCCTGCTTGTCGACCGGATCACCGGAATCGATGCGGCACCCCAGGAAGATGCGGCCGGAATTATCTGGACCGAAACCGACCTCTCCAACCATACCGACTTTGTCCATGACGGGCGCGTCCGTCCGGGACCGTTGATCGAATGCGGCCAGGCAGATCTGACCCTGATTGGCTGGATGGGCGCTGACCTGCAAAACAGGGATGAGCGCGTCTACCGCCTGCTCGGTTGTGAAATCACATTCCATGAAGGCGGACTGCCCCTCGATGCGGACACGCTGAAATTCCAGATTGAGATTACCGGCCACGCCGAGCTTGCCGGGGTCCGGATGTTCTTCTTCCAGTACGACTGCCGCACAAAGGATCGCCTCGCTTTTTCCGTGCGCAACGGGCAGGCTGGCTTTTTCACGGACGACGAACTCAACAACAGCAAGGGCGTCATCTGGGACGCGGCCAAAGACGCACCTCCGACAGCCACGCCCACCGACTTCACCCCTCAGCGTGTGACGCAGAAGCGCAAATTCCCGGCCGCAGACGTCAACGCGTTCCGGAAGGGCGATGCCTTCGCGTGCTTCGGCGCAGGCTTCGAGCTTTGCGCGGCCCACTCCAATCCCCCCCATATCCCGGACGGGAAACTCGCCCTTTTCGACGAGGTGATTGCCTTTGACCCTCAAGGCGGCCCGTGGAAACGGGGCTATCTCCGCGCCCGCGCCGCGACGCCCGCAGACAGCTGGTTCTATGACGGCCACTTCCACAAAGACCCCTGCATGCCCGGCACACTTATGGCGGAAGCCGCGGTCCAGACACTGGAATTCTATGCGGCCGCCGTGGGCCTCACGGTTGAGCGGGATGGGTATGTGTTTGAACCCATTCCGGAACACACGGCGAAGTTCGTTTGCCGCGGACAGGTCATTCCGGACAAGGATCATGATGTGACCTATGAAGTCTTCATCGATGAAATCATCGATGGGGAAACGCCGGAAATCTACGCCTCCCTTCTTGCGCGCTGCGATGGGCACAAGGTCTTCCACTGCCCGCGTTTCGGCATCCGCCTGCGCCGCAACTGGCCCGCGGCACGCATTGACGCAAATCCGCTTCTGATCGGCCCCGAACGGGAAAGCCGCGGCGACCATGCCGCCTTGCTGGACTGCGCAAACGGCGCCCCCTCTGCCGCTTTCGGCGAGATGTATCGCCCCTATGATGATCAGGGGAATGTACCGCGCCTGCCTCAGCCGCCTTACCACTTCATTTCCCGTGTGACATCCGTCAGCACACGCCCGGCTGAAGAAACACTCGGTGCGACGATGACGGCGGAATACGATATACCCGCCGATGCCTGGTATTTCGATGACAATCTCAACGGCACGATGCCGTTTGCCGTCCTGTGCGAGATTGCCCTTCAGCCATGCGGCTGGCTGGCCAGCCATTCCGGCTTTGCCCTTGTTGGCACCTTGCGGTTCCGCAACCTTGAAGGCGATGGCTTCCTCCACATGGAAGTCGGCCGCAATGACGATATGCTGAAGGTCCGCAGCACCCTGACGAATATCGCCAAGGTCGGTCCGATGACCCTTGTGTCTTTTAACGTCGAGGTCATTACAGGCGATGGGCGTCAGGTTCTGGATCTGAAGACGCAATTCGGCTTCTTCCCGCCGGCATCGCTTGTGCGGCAGGCGGGGCTCCCGGCCAAACCTCACTTCACATCCGCATTCGACCTTCGTCCTGCGCCAGTCCAGATAGATATGCAGGAACCGCTTGCTTCCGGCCGGATGAAAATGATCGATGAGATTGACTTCTGCGATCCGAACGGCGGTGAAGCTGGCCTCGGCCTGATCCGCGCGCAACAGCATGTCGATCCGTATGCGTGGTACTTCAAGGCGCACTTTTATCAGGACCCTGTCCAACCCGGTTCGCTGGGGCTCGATGCGCTGGTCCAGGCGCTGACCCAACTCGTATGGAAGAAGGGCCTGCAGGAAGGCATGACCCACCCCCACCTCACAACCCTGGCGCCCAATGCGCCCATGAAGTGGAGTTATCGCGGCCAGGTCACGCCGGAGCGCAAGACTGTGACGAGCGTGATGGAAATTCTGAGCATCGAAGACCGGGAAGACGACATTCTGATCACAGCCCGTGGCAGTCTCTGGCGGGATGGGCTTCGTGTCTATGAAGTCGGCCCGATGAGCGTTTCGTTGAAGGACCTTGGCTAG
- the thiS gene encoding sulfur carrier protein ThiS, producing the protein MTITLNGETREIEPGTTVAMLVALISGAEGRDSRGVAIERNLEIVPKSEHASTVLEDGDRIEVVQFVGGG; encoded by the coding sequence ATGACAATTACGCTGAATGGGGAAACCCGCGAAATAGAGCCCGGCACAACCGTCGCCATGCTTGTGGCGCTGATCTCGGGCGCAGAGGGGCGTGATTCCCGCGGTGTCGCGATCGAACGAAACCTGGAAATCGTGCCAAAATCCGAACATGCGTCCACCGTTCTGGAGGATGGAGACCGGATTGAAGTGGTGCAGTTCGTTGGTGGCGGTTGA
- a CDS encoding 2-oxoglutarate and iron-dependent oxygenase domain-containing protein, translating into MTEYFKPVPFPLWKEDKLAFADALGRSFRETGFAVISEHPVSQSVIDANLKATKDFFALPEEVKLKYDGREGGGQRGYTAFGVENAKGKAEADQKEFWHTGRALPADSPYRETMADTPSVPEVPDFDAATRGMYDALDGFGRQLLRAVALHLKLEETWFDNKVDVGNSILRLLHYPPQTNPPPEGSVRAGAHEDINVITLLLGAEEAGLEVKHRSGKWLAVSPPPNALVINCGDMLQRLTGGVLPSTTHRVVNPSPERSRFPRYSTPFFLHFNQDVMIEALPGCIAEGGKAEPPITAQDYLMERLREIGLVKA; encoded by the coding sequence ATGACCGAATATTTCAAGCCCGTCCCGTTCCCGCTGTGGAAGGAAGACAAACTGGCCTTCGCCGATGCGCTGGGCCGGTCTTTTCGCGAAACCGGATTTGCTGTCATTTCCGAACACCCGGTGTCCCAGTCCGTTATCGATGCGAACCTGAAGGCGACGAAGGATTTCTTTGCCCTGCCTGAAGAGGTGAAGCTCAAATATGACGGACGTGAAGGCGGCGGACAGCGCGGCTACACGGCCTTCGGCGTTGAGAACGCCAAAGGAAAAGCGGAGGCGGACCAGAAGGAGTTCTGGCACACCGGACGGGCCCTGCCCGCGGATTCGCCCTACCGGGAGACGATGGCGGATACGCCGTCTGTTCCGGAGGTCCCGGATTTTGATGCCGCGACACGGGGAATGTATGACGCTCTGGACGGGTTTGGGCGCCAGCTTCTCCGCGCCGTTGCCCTTCACCTGAAGCTGGAAGAGACCTGGTTCGACAACAAGGTGGATGTCGGGAACTCCATCCTGCGCCTGCTTCACTACCCGCCGCAGACGAACCCGCCGCCGGAAGGCTCTGTACGGGCCGGTGCGCATGAAGACATCAATGTCATCACGCTGCTTCTGGGCGCCGAAGAGGCTGGTCTGGAAGTGAAGCACCGTTCCGGGAAATGGCTGGCCGTGAGCCCGCCCCCGAATGCCCTGGTGATCAATTGCGGGGATATGCTGCAAAGGCTGACCGGCGGCGTGCTGCCGTCGACCACGCACCGGGTGGTAAACCCTTCGCCGGAACGTTCCAGATTCCCGCGTTACTCGACGCCTTTCTTCCTGCACTTCAATCAGGATGTGATGATCGAGGCGCTGCCGGGCTGCATTGCTGAAGGCGGCAAGGCTGAACCGCCGATCACGGCACAGGACTATCTGATGGAGCGCCTGCGCGAGATTGGCCTGGTGAAAGCCTGA
- a CDS encoding type II 3-dehydroquinate dehydratase, translating into MVKPIYVLGGPNLNLLGTREPDIYGRDTLDDIHARLKAQAGDTPIEARQTNSEGELVTWIQEASREASAAILNAGAYTHTSVALHDALRACAVPVVEVHLSNPAAREAFRQVNYVAPAVNASIAGLGAYGYELALMAALKLSGK; encoded by the coding sequence ATGGTGAAGCCGATATATGTCCTCGGAGGCCCGAACCTCAACCTGCTGGGAACGCGGGAACCGGACATTTATGGCCGGGACACGCTTGATGACATTCATGCGCGTCTGAAGGCACAGGCCGGAGACACGCCGATTGAGGCCCGCCAGACCAATTCCGAAGGCGAGCTGGTCACATGGATCCAGGAGGCTTCCAGGGAAGCGTCCGCCGCGATTCTCAATGCCGGCGCCTACACCCACACATCCGTCGCACTTCACGATGCTCTGCGCGCCTGCGCGGTGCCGGTCGTCGAAGTGCACCTCTCAAATCCTGCCGCCCGAGAGGCTTTTCGGCAGGTGAATTATGTCGCGCCAGCGGTGAACGCATCGATTGCGGGCCTTGGCGCCTATGGTTATGAGCTTGCCCTGATGGCCGCGCTAAAGCTGTCGGGAAAATAA